A stretch of Gallus gallus isolate bGalGal1 chromosome 2, bGalGal1.mat.broiler.GRCg7b, whole genome shotgun sequence DNA encodes these proteins:
- the RNF182 gene encoding E3 ubiquitin-protein ligase RNF182, with product MSSPLQEESPEPQSSDELECKICYNRYNLRQRKPKVLECCHRVCAKCLCKIIDFGDSPQGVIVCPFCRFETCLPDDEVSSLPDDNNIILNLACGGKGKKCLPDNPTELLLTPKRLASLVSPSHTSSNCLVITIMEVQRESPQTLNSTPVVEFYRPTSFDSVATVSHNWTVWNCTSLLFQTSIRVLVWLLGLLYFSSLPLGIYLLVSKKVTLGVVFVSLVPSSLVILMVYGFCQCVCHEFLDCMSS from the coding sequence ATGAGCAGTCCACTACAAGAGGAGTCTCCAGAGCCCCAGAGCTCCGATGAGCTTGAGTGCAAGATCTGTTACAATCGCTACAACCTGCGACAGAGAAAACCAAAAGTACTGGAGTGTTGTCACCGAGTATGTGCCAAATGCCTCTGCAAGATCATAGACTTCGGCGATTCTCCTCAGGGAGTCATAGTTTGCCCATTTTGTAGGTTTGAAACATGCCTGCCAGATGATGAGGTTAGTAGTCTTCCCGATGACAATAATATCATTCTGAATTTAGCTtgtgggggaaagggaaagaagtgcCTACCAGACAACCCAACGGAACTGCTGCTGACTCCCAAAAGGTTGGCGTCTCTGGTTAGCCCTTCTCACACCTCTTCAAATTGCCTGGTTATAACAATCATGGAAGTACAAAGAGAGAGTCCCCAGACTCTGAACTCGACGCCCGTGGTGGAATTTTACAGGCCTACAAGTTTTGACTCTGTTGCAACTGTGTCCCACAACTGGACAGTGTGGAACTGCACATCTTTGCTCTTCCAGACCTCAATTCGGGTGCTAGTTTGGTTGCTAGGGTTGCTGTACTTCAGTTCCTTGCCTTTAGGGATTTACTTACTGGTATCTAAGAAAGTCACCCTTGGGGTTGTCTTTGTAAGCCTTGTTCCCTCGAGCCTTGTTATTCTCATGGTTTATGGCTTTTGCCAGTGTGTTTGCCATGAATTTCTAGACTGCATGTCTTCTTGA